A region from the Triticum aestivum cultivar Chinese Spring chromosome 3D, IWGSC CS RefSeq v2.1, whole genome shotgun sequence genome encodes:
- the LOC123076609 gene encoding probable carboxylesterase 5, which yields MHADKSSPVPSNKKDAGGEEDITVDLHPFIREYKGGRVERFLSSSYVEASEDAAANRGVATKDVVVDESTGVSARLFLPAAAAATGERLPVIMYVHGGSFCTESAFCRTYHNYVRSLAARAGALVVSVDYRLAPEHPVPAAYDDAWAALQWVASLSDPWLSDHADLGHMFLAGDSAGGNIVYNTAVRAASGRDHIGVEGLVIVHPYFWGVERLSSSELVWDGVAMFTPELIDRLWPFVTAGRLNKNDPRVNPLDEEIASLTCQRVLVAVAEKDTLRNRGRRLAARMRECCAWADGDEKAVTLVESEGEDHGFHLYNPLRATSKVLMESIVQFINQRTSLPLPAALLPELHAYGGKKMDPCCLPILGVPARPYMDVFGYGVAMKASSVPKGMTRTSCLHGGQGRRASKTRYGLSLGYATRLNNKTNTRFSLSATATPGTCVSHNFI from the coding sequence ATGCATGCAGACAAGAGTTCTCCGGTACCAAGCAACAAGAAGGATGCCGGCGGCGAGGAGGACATCACCGTCGACCTGCATCCATTCATCCGCGAATACAAGGGCGGCCGTGTCGAGCGCTTCCTAAGCAGCTCATACGTGGAAGCGTCGGAGGACGCGGCTGCCAACCGTGGCGTGGCGACCAAGGACGTTGTCGTCGACGAGAGCACCGGCGTGTCCGCACGCCTGTTtcttccggccgccgccgccgcaaccggcGAGAGGCTCCCCGTCATCATGTACGTCCACGGGGGATCCTTCTGCACGGAGAGCGCGTTCTGCCGCACGTACCACAACTACGTCAGGTCCCTGGCGGCACGCGCCGGGGCGCTCGTCGTGTCCGTGGACTACCGTCTCGCGCCGGAGCATCCCGTGCCTGCGGCCTACGACGATGCATGGGCGGCGCTTCAGTGGGTGGCGTCCCTTTCTGATCCCTGGCTTTCCGACCATGCCGACCTCGGGCACATGTTCCTCGCCGGCGACAGCGCTGGCGGCAACATCGTCTACAACACGGCGGTGCGTGCAGCTAGCGGCCGCGATCACATCGGTGTCGAGGGGCTTGTCATCGTGCACCCATACTTTTGGGGCGTCGAGCGGCTGTCCAGCTCCGAGCTAGTCTGGGACGGTGTCGCCATGTTTACGCCGGAGCTCATCGACAGGCTCTGGCCGTTCGTTACGGCGGGCCGTCTCAACAAGAATGATCCCCGGGTCAACCCTCTTGACGAGGAGATCGCCTCGCTGACATGCCAGCGTGTGCTGGTCGCCGTCGCCGAGAAGGACACCTTGCGCAACCGCGGGCGCCGGCTGGCGGCTCGCATGCGCGAGTGCTGCGCGTGGGCCGATGGTGATGAGAAGGCGGTGACATTGGTGGAGTCGGAGGGCGAAGACCATGGCTTCCACCTGTACAACCCACTGCGGGCGACCAGCAAGGTTCTCATGGAGAGCATAGTGCAGTTCATCAACCAGCGCACCTCATTGCCACTGCCGGCCGCTCTGCTGCCGGAGCTGCATGCATACGGTGGTAAGAAGATGGACCCATGCTGCTTGCCTATTCTGGGCGTGCCTGCTCGGCCGTATATGGACGTGTTTGGTTATGGGGTGGCCATGAAAGCTTCGAGTGTCCCAAAAGGCATGACACGTACTAGTTGCTTACACGGCGGACAGGGGAGAAGAGCATCCAAAACTAGATATGGGTTATCTTTGGGCTATGCTACCAGGCTTAATAACAAGACCAACACGAGGTTCTCCTTATCAGCAACAGCAACACCGGGGACTTGTGTTTCTCACAACTTCATCTAG